From a region of the Streptacidiphilus albus JL83 genome:
- a CDS encoding DNA polymerase III subunit delta' — protein sequence MSVWDDIVGQDAVVEQLVTAARAARAVLTGEGGDTSGMTHAWLFTGPPGSGRSTAARAFAAALQCTSPDLELGGVPGCGFCEGCHTALIGSHADVEMVRTDVLSIGVKETRELVRSASMSPAGGRWQIIVLEDSDRLTEGAANVLLKAIEEPAPRTVWLLCAPSVEDALPTIRSRCRLLVLRTPPVPAVADVLVRRDGIEPELAMFAARAAQGHIGRARRLATDPAARERRAEVLALPMRVADLGACLAGAQKLIDAATADAKQVAEEVDTKETEEMRAALGAAAGIGGRMPRGTAGAMKELEDRQKRRATRTQRDTLDRALIDLSAFYRDVLALQFGAGGELNCEDLRPAVQRVAGESTPESTLRRIEAVLACRRALERNVTPLLAVEAMTVALRAG from the coding sequence GTGAGCGTGTGGGACGACATCGTCGGCCAGGACGCGGTGGTGGAGCAGTTGGTCACCGCCGCCCGGGCGGCCCGCGCCGTGCTGACCGGTGAGGGTGGCGACACCTCGGGGATGACCCACGCCTGGCTGTTCACCGGTCCGCCCGGCTCCGGCCGTTCGACGGCGGCCCGGGCCTTCGCCGCCGCGCTCCAGTGCACCTCACCCGACCTGGAACTGGGAGGGGTGCCCGGCTGCGGCTTCTGCGAGGGCTGCCACACCGCGCTGATCGGCAGCCACGCCGACGTCGAGATGGTCCGCACCGACGTGCTCAGCATCGGCGTCAAGGAGACCCGCGAGCTGGTCCGCAGCGCCTCGATGTCCCCGGCAGGCGGGCGCTGGCAGATCATCGTGCTGGAAGACTCCGACCGGCTCACCGAGGGTGCGGCCAACGTGCTGCTCAAGGCCATCGAGGAGCCCGCGCCCCGGACGGTGTGGCTGCTGTGCGCGCCGTCGGTCGAGGACGCGCTGCCGACGATCCGCTCCCGCTGCCGACTGCTGGTGCTGCGCACCCCGCCGGTCCCGGCGGTCGCCGACGTGCTGGTGCGGCGCGACGGCATCGAGCCGGAGCTGGCGATGTTCGCGGCCCGCGCGGCCCAGGGACACATCGGCCGGGCCCGCCGACTGGCCACCGACCCCGCCGCGCGCGAGCGCCGCGCCGAGGTGCTGGCGCTGCCGATGCGCGTCGCCGACCTCGGCGCCTGCCTGGCCGGGGCGCAGAAGCTGATCGACGCGGCGACGGCCGACGCCAAGCAGGTCGCGGAGGAGGTCGACACCAAGGAGACCGAGGAGATGCGGGCCGCGCTGGGTGCGGCGGCCGGTATCGGCGGGCGGATGCCGCGCGGCACGGCCGGTGCGATGAAGGAACTGGAGGACCGGCAGAAGCGCCGGGCCACCCGGACCCAGCGGGACACCCTGGACCGGGCGCTGATCGACCTGTCCGCCTTCTACCGCGATGTGCTGGCCCTGCAGTTCGGCGCAGGCGGCGAACTGAACTGCGAGGACCTGCGCCCTGCGGTGCAGCGGGTCGCGGGGGAGTCCACGCCGGAGTCGACGCTGCGTCGGATCGAGGCCGTGCTGGCCTGCCGCCGGGCGCTGGAACGCAACGTGACCCCGCTGCTGGCGGTCGAGGCGATGACGGTGGCGCTCCGCGCGGGCTGA
- a CDS encoding alpha/beta hydrolase, whose translation MSRLRQAATAALVVTGLALSGCSSAGTGPSAAGKGSVGASGTSSSPTSGDAATAPVLQPLAASIPADLQRYYAQKLSWTPCDSGFQCATMKVPLDYANPSGGDITLGLARSPAAGHGYKRLGSLLINPGGPGGSAVQYAEYAAETYPVPVRDSYDFVGLDPRGVGRSTPVTCLSNQQMDAYTAVDSTPTTPAEVDKLVAADKAFAQGCERLSGKLLDHVSTVDAARDMDVARALLGDAKLNYLGKSYGTFLGATYAGLFPSRVGHMVLDGAMNPSLTSLELNSQQAGGFETAFNAFARDCVSRSGCPLGSTVAQADSNLDTLFASLDAKPLPTGQSRTLDESLGMTGVIAAMYDQQQWPQLRTALTQAESGDGSGLLALSDQYYERDATGHYSNLMYANAAVDCLDLPGAASDPQQVQQQLPGYLQSSAQFGASLAWSGLSCAYWPVKATGEPHTIPAKGAGPILVVGTTRDPATPYAWAQALAAQLDSGTLLTYNGDGHTAYSRGSQCIDSDVNTYLLTDSPPAAGTVCQ comes from the coding sequence ATGAGCAGGTTGCGGCAGGCGGCCACAGCGGCGTTGGTGGTCACGGGTCTGGCGTTGAGCGGGTGCAGCTCCGCCGGTACCGGTCCGTCCGCGGCCGGTAAGGGATCGGTGGGCGCGAGCGGCACCAGCAGTTCGCCGACCTCCGGCGACGCCGCCACCGCCCCGGTCCTCCAGCCCCTGGCCGCGTCCATCCCGGCCGACCTCCAGCGGTACTACGCGCAGAAGTTGAGCTGGACCCCGTGCGACAGCGGCTTCCAGTGCGCCACGATGAAGGTGCCGCTGGACTACGCGAACCCGTCCGGCGGTGACATCACCCTCGGCCTCGCCCGCAGTCCTGCGGCCGGGCACGGCTACAAGCGGCTCGGCTCGCTGCTGATCAACCCGGGCGGCCCCGGCGGCTCGGCCGTCCAGTACGCCGAGTACGCCGCCGAGACCTACCCGGTGCCGGTCCGGGACTCCTACGACTTCGTCGGCCTCGACCCGCGCGGCGTCGGCCGCAGCACCCCGGTGACCTGTCTCAGCAACCAGCAGATGGACGCCTACACCGCAGTCGACTCGACCCCGACCACCCCGGCCGAGGTCGACAAGCTGGTCGCGGCGGACAAGGCCTTCGCCCAGGGTTGCGAGCGGCTCTCCGGCAAGCTGCTGGACCACGTCAGCACCGTCGACGCCGCCCGTGACATGGACGTGGCCCGGGCCCTGCTCGGCGACGCCAAGCTGAACTACCTGGGCAAGTCCTACGGGACCTTCCTCGGCGCCACCTACGCCGGCCTGTTCCCGAGCCGGGTCGGGCACATGGTGCTGGACGGCGCGATGAACCCCTCGCTCACCTCGCTGGAGCTGAACAGCCAGCAGGCGGGGGGCTTCGAGACGGCGTTCAACGCCTTCGCCCGCGACTGCGTCAGCCGCAGCGGCTGCCCGCTCGGCAGCACCGTGGCACAGGCCGACAGCAACCTGGACACCCTCTTCGCCTCGCTCGACGCCAAGCCGCTGCCGACCGGGCAGTCCCGGACGCTGGACGAGTCGCTGGGCATGACCGGTGTGATCGCCGCCATGTACGACCAGCAGCAGTGGCCGCAGCTGCGCACCGCGCTGACCCAGGCCGAGAGCGGCGACGGCTCCGGCCTGCTGGCCCTGTCCGACCAGTACTACGAGCGCGACGCCACGGGCCACTACAGCAACCTGATGTACGCCAACGCGGCCGTGGACTGCCTGGACCTGCCGGGCGCCGCGAGCGATCCGCAGCAGGTCCAGCAGCAGCTGCCCGGCTACCTCCAGTCCTCGGCCCAGTTCGGCGCCTCGCTCGCCTGGTCCGGCCTGAGCTGCGCCTACTGGCCGGTCAAGGCGACCGGCGAGCCGCACACCATCCCGGCGAAGGGCGCCGGACCGATCCTGGTGGTCGGCACCACCCGCGACCCGGCCACCCCCTACGCCTGGGCGCAGGCGCTCGCGGCGCAGCTGGACTCCGGCACGCTGCTGACCTACAACGGCGACGGGCACACCGCGTACTCGCGCGGCAGCCAGTGCATCGACTCGGACGTCAACACCTACCTGCTCACCGACAGTCCCCCGGCCGCAGGAACCGTCTGCCAGTAG
- a CDS encoding LysE family transporter: MFGVINYGTYALGALLIVLVPGPNSMYVLSVGARKGIRTGFRAACGVLVGDSTLIVLTSLGASSLLRTSPLVFDAVKLLGAGYLLFLGYGMLTSARSLWRDRHAATDAPDAPPSPTRPGTASDRSAGP, translated from the coding sequence GTGTTCGGGGTCATCAACTACGGAACCTATGCGCTGGGCGCCCTGCTGATCGTGCTGGTCCCTGGGCCGAACTCGATGTACGTGCTGTCCGTCGGCGCCCGCAAGGGCATCCGCACCGGCTTCCGGGCCGCCTGCGGCGTGTTGGTGGGCGACAGCACGCTGATCGTGCTGACCTCGCTCGGCGCGTCCTCGCTGCTGCGCACCTCCCCGCTGGTCTTCGACGCGGTGAAGCTGCTCGGCGCGGGCTACCTGCTCTTCCTCGGCTACGGGATGCTGACCTCCGCCCGCAGCCTGTGGCGCGACCGCCACGCCGCGACGGACGCCCCCGACGCCCCGCCGAGCCCGACCCGGCCGGGGACCGCGAGCGACCGTTCCGCCGGGCCCTGA
- a CDS encoding LysE family transporter, which yields MARPPRRDGRPRRPAEPDPAGDRERPFRRALIVSLLNPKAILFLLSFFVQFVSPSYHDPAVSFAILGVTLQCYSVLYLTTLILAGTYLANTFRRRRRLAAGLSAGVAAVFIGFAATLATASAG from the coding sequence GTGGCGCGACCGCCACGCCGCGACGGACGCCCCCGACGCCCCGCCGAGCCCGACCCGGCCGGGGACCGCGAGCGACCGTTCCGCCGGGCCCTGATCGTCAGCCTGCTGAACCCGAAGGCGATCCTCTTCCTGCTCTCCTTCTTCGTCCAGTTCGTCTCCCCGAGCTACCACGACCCCGCGGTCTCCTTCGCGATCCTCGGCGTGACGCTGCAGTGCTACAGCGTGCTCTACCTCACCACCCTGATCCTCGCCGGCACCTACCTGGCCAACACCTTCCGCCGCCGTCGCCGCCTCGCCGCGGGCCTCAGCGCCGGTGTGGCCGCCGTCTTCATCGGCTTCGCCGCCACCCTGGCCACCGCCTCGGCCGGCTGA